From a single Cyprinus carpio isolate SPL01 chromosome A3, ASM1834038v1, whole genome shotgun sequence genomic region:
- the LOC109049619 gene encoding immediate early response gene 2 protein-like: protein MDITAEAKQVMVHALSKMYSSRTQRGGLRLHRSLLLTLVMRSARDIYHSARLTSEEKGQSDTYGVTENTSQAEEPMDTTSSTTAPLRSAATQATEDGQRSGREGHSQIHDPAGLTVDKENCNPTKLDRPSRKRRSKTDTDPDFLPCKKAKLEFVEVRGILQATQNNSAICGRALDSLPLVPMPRTIVTF from the coding sequence ATGGATATCACAGCAGAGGCCAAGCAGGTTATGGTCCATGCGTTGAGTAAAATGTACAGCTCGCGCACGCAGCGCGGTGGACTCCGGCTCCACCGGAGCCTGTTGCTGACGCTCGTCATGAGATCTGCAAGGGACATCTACCACTCTGCCCGACTGACAAGCGAGGAAAAGGGGCAATCTGACACATACGGCGTGACGGAGAACACATCACAAGCAGAAGAGCCCATGGACACAACGAGCTCCACGACAGCACCTCTGCGCTCGGCAGCGACGCAGGCTACCGAGGATGGGCAGAGGTCCGGACGCGAGGGTCATTCACAAATACACGACCCCGCAGGACTCACAGTGGACAAAGAAAACTGCAATCCAACCAAACTGGACCGTCCCTCTAGAAAGCGACGGAGCAAAACAGACACAGATCCCGACTTCCTGCCATGCAAAAAAGCCAAGCTGGAGTTCGTGGAGGTCAGAGGAATTCTTCAGGCAACCCAGAATAACTCCGCCATCTGCGGCAGAGCGCTGGACTCACTGCCACTCGTGCCTATGCCAAGAACAATTGTCACGTTTTGA